In Desulfuromonadaceae bacterium, one genomic interval encodes:
- a CDS encoding pilus assembly PilX N-terminal domain-containing protein yields the protein MAELKRLQSVRNESGVILITVLLLMLIMTFLGIMVIDTSTIDMQIAGNFKRTTTAFEGAEAGVEMAIPIIERTMSTGSMLSYNALTTAPNSIASDLVTEITGGANNSSDGLCGGSAAPDIVIADLNGVKIEVDIDRLVSDAIAGSSLEFASGYEGIGAGAAGGGTSVLFRIVSQGTR from the coding sequence ATGGCTGAATTGAAAAGACTGCAAAGTGTGCGCAACGAAAGCGGCGTGATCCTGATCACCGTGCTGTTGCTGATGTTGATCATGACCTTTCTCGGCATCATGGTGATCGATACCTCAACCATCGACATGCAGATCGCCGGGAATTTCAAACGGACGACGACGGCATTTGAAGGCGCAGAGGCCGGGGTGGAGATGGCGATACCAATTATTGAGCGAACGATGTCTACCGGCTCAATGTTGTCGTACAACGCGCTGACAACCGCACCGAACTCTATCGCTTCTGACTTGGTGACTGAAATCACCGGCGGTGCCAACAACTCATCAGACGGTCTTTGCGGTGGTTCGGCAGCCCCGGACATTGTCATTGCCGACCTCAACGGCGTCAAAATCGAGGTGGATATCGATCGTCTGGTTTCTGACGCCATTGCCGGCTCCTCTCTTGAATTTGCTTCGGGGTATGAGGGAATCGGTGCCGGCGCCGCCGG